In Flavobacterium sp. 83, the genomic window TCGCTTTATCGATGCTTTTGTAAATACCATCTCCATTTTAAGACTTGGATTTAGTCTGCAAACCCTTAAAAAAGAAGGACGCCCGAGTTACCAAACGCCGGTATTTTTAAAAATCTATTTGTATGGCTATCTTAATGGAATAAGAAGTAGTCGGAAATTAGAAAAAGAATGTTTTAGAAACCTAGAGATGCAATGGCTTTTAGAGGGGATTTGTCCGAACTACCATAGCATTTCTGATTTCAGAAAAAACAATCCTGTAGCCCTAAAGAACTTATTCAAACTCTTTGTTTGCTTCTTGAAAGATATCGATTTGATAGGAGCAGAAACCATCGCGATTGATGGTACAAAAAGCCGGGCGCATAATAGTAAGAAAGCGAATTTCAATCAAAAGAAAATCGATAAACACCTAGAATATATCGAGAATAAAACCCAAGAGTACCTGACTGCATTACAGGAAAATGATGTACAAGAAAATCCTGTTATAATTCAAAATATCCAAGAAAAAATAGAACGCTTAAAAGGGAATAAACTGCGATATGAACTCTTGGAAGAAAAACTAAAGGCCAGCGGCGAACCGCAAATAAGTACTACCGATAGTGATGCTAGGGCTTTATTAGTACAAGGACAAGTAGTTGAGATATCGTTTAATATCCAAGCTGCCGTGGATGCTAAGCACAATCTGGTAGTAGCCACGCACACGATCAACCGTAACGACAGGAATGCCTTGTCAGCAATAGCTTTGGAAGCCAAAGAGAATCTAGGGATTGCAACGTACAGCGCTTTGGTGGACAAAGGCTATCACAACGGAAAACAAATCGAGATCTGTCAGCAAGCTAATATTACGACCATTGTAGCCCAGCCCAATCAAGGGAAAAGCAACGAAAACGGCACCCAGCCGGATTATTTGGTAGCCAATTTTCAATATGATAAAAATACCGATACCTATACTTGTCCACAAGGCGAAACATTGCATACCACAGGGAATTGGCACAAGAAAAGCAGTTCAAAAGACGGATATAATTTTAAAAAATACCGAACGTCAAAATGCAAAGAATGCGCGGTGAAACATCTTTGTACGAGTCGGTCAGGAGGCCGAGAAATTGATCGAGGTCAATATGCTGATGCTGTAGAAGAAAACAACAAACGCTATCGAGAGAATCCCCAATTGTATCGCAAGCGACAAGAGATTAACGAGCACATCTTTGGGACTATCAAACGACAATGGGGTTACAACCACACCAACTTAACGGGATTAGAAAAAGTAAATGGAGAACACAGCCTGATTATGCTGGTGTATAACATCAAGCGGAGCATCAATATACTGGGCGTTCCTGATTTGATAGCCAAACTCCACAAATGGAACTCACCCTACAAGGCAAAAGTCTTGTTTTTGCTAAAAACGAACCATTTAAAGCTAACTAATGCCCTTGATTTTTATCTAATGAAATTAGTAGCCTAAAAAAAGAGCCTTCTTAAAAGGCTTTATTTCAATTGTAGAACAGGAAAATTCAAGGTTTTTAATGGGAAAAGGAGGTTTTTTCACAGCCTGACGTTCTCAGGCTTGGCGAGGTTTGGGACTAAATTAAGATATATTTTGCGGTTAAGGACTAATTATTCAAATGCAAAACCAACTTTAAATTAAGCATAAAACCCAAATCTTGCCAAACCTGTGTTAGGCGTTCGTTTTTTCTTATGGATTCACTTTTTTCAATTCCATTTGAATAGTGTCTTTGTATAAAATCATTTTCCACTGCATTGATTTATTTCTAAAATTGTTAATCTGAACAGGAATTGTATCAGGTTTATTCGGATTTTTTTCGTAAGATATAACCTTAAAATTTTGTTCTTTATCATTGTAATGATACTTCATAAATAGAGAAGTACTATCCACATACATATATGGATTTGGACAATAATACATTTTTCCTCTTTCTTCTATATAGATTGTTTTCCAAGCTAAAGTATCGTTTTGCCATTCATTTTCAAGAATCAATCTTCCATTACGAGTCATCGATTCGACTTTCCATTTTCCAAAATATTTTTTTGAAAGATGAACGTCATAATTATAGTAAATAACAAACAAACAAGGAATCATAATACAGAACACACGCGCAATTGAGCGTGAAAAATTATTACCAATTGATGGTAGTGTATTTTTGTATTGATTAAAGAAGTTTATTATGTTAACTTTTTGCTGTAGAAATAGATTAACTAAACCTAATGATATTAAGATAGATGTAAATAGTGTAATTGGTCCAATACTATAAAAAATATTAATCAAAACAATATTCAGCATTAAAGGTAAAAGTATTGTTATACCTAATAAAATGGTACGTTTAAATAACAAAAGAATGCTACCAATTATTTGAAAAAACGCCAAAATTATAGCAAGTCCATAAGAAAATCCATAATATTTCCAAGTTAGTTCTGGACCCGTTAATGCGCTTGATAAGGAATCATTTATATGATATGAATAATTAAAATTGACTTCAAATATTTTTTGAAATCCAAAATCCAATAGTAAAAATGCAATCCAATAACGTAACAATGTTGTAAGCCAAGAAATATATTTTGTTGAATTAAAAGTTCCATTTTTCTCTTTATTGTGCCAATAAATAGAAAATCCAATTGAGAATAGTATTGCCAATCCTAAAGTCAAAAATCCTGTAGGAAGTACAAACTGTGAAAGTTTATAAGGTAAAAGTGGTAAGATTATAAAAAGAGCAGTATTTATAGCACCAACAATTGCTAAAAAACATAATGAAAATTTCGAAAACCATTTTGTGTTATTTATCGCTTCACTTGAATTCATAGATTTATTTTAATTAATATTTTTCGGTTTCTGCTCGAGTAAAATGACGCCTAACGGCAGTCTGTGAAAAAACTTCGGTTTGGTTGATAACAAATATAGGGATTAGCTTGTACAAAAAGAAGATTTTTCGTATTTTTAGTAATGCAACATATTCAAGGAATTTCACGTAATCAGCTGCGCATTTCTAGTTTAGAAGACGCAATTTCCAGCGACAATCAAGTTCGCTTTATCGATGCTTTTGTAAATACCATCTCCATTTTAAGACTTGGATTTAGTCTGCAAACCCTTAAAAAAGAAGGACGCCCGAGTTACCAAACGCCGGTATTTTTAAAAATCTATTTGTATGGCTATCTTAATGGAATAAGAAGTAGTCGGAAATTAGAAAAAGAATGTTTTAGAAACCTAGAGAT contains:
- a CDS encoding IS1182 family transposase, coding for MQHIQGISRNQLRISSLEDAISSDNQVRFIDAFVNTISILRLGFSLQTLKKEGRPSYQTPVFLKIYLYGYLNGIRSSRKLEKECFRNLEMQWLLEGICPNYHSISDFRKNNPVALKNLFKLFVCFLKDIDLIGAETIAIDGTKSRAHNSKKANFNQKKIDKHLEYIENKTQEYLTALQENDVQENPVIIQNIQEKIERLKGNKLRYELLEEKLKASGEPQISTTDSDARALLVQGQVVEISFNIQAAVDAKHNLVVATHTINRNDRNALSAIALEAKENLGIATYSALVDKGYHNGKQIEICQQANITTIVAQPNQGKSNENGTQPDYLVANFQYDKNTDTYTCPQGETLHTTGNWHKKSSSKDGYNFKKYRTSKCKECAVKHLCTSRSGGREIDRGQYADAVEENNKRYRENPQLYRKRQEINEHIFGTIKRQWGYNHTNLTGLEKVNGEHSLIMLVYNIKRSINILGVPDLIAKLHKWNSPYKAKVLFLLKTNHLKLTNALDFYLMKLVA